One region of Roseicitreum antarcticum genomic DNA includes:
- the xseA gene encoding exodeoxyribonuclease VII large subunit produces MDLFEDPIPGPDTPGRNAPEFTVSELSGAVKRVIEGEFGRVRVRGEVGRVMIARTGHMYFDLKDDRSVIASVSWKGQVAKMPIRPEEGMEVIATGRMTTFGPQSKYQLQVESITPAGAGALMAMLEKRKAALGAEGLFDAGRKRPLPYLPRVIGVVTSPTGAVIRDILHRVRERFPVHVIVWPVAVQGDGCAPQVTLAINGFNAIAPGGPVPRPDVIIVARGGGSIEDLWGFNEESVVRAAAASTIPLISAVGHETDTTLIDFASDLRAPTPTAAAELAVPVRADLLAQVAALDARLIRAGGQTISQRRQRLRDLARALPRPDTLMAPARQRFDQWADRLPGSLRGLVVHKRLTLNTLSAGVRPSALTQRLGGARDRLGVASERLMPGLARTLVRQRERLEAMAPRLRADGLTRARRDHTRALTEQGLRLNAALRNQMQDHHRRLDGLERLRQTLGYEATLARGYAVVRDASGAVITTAQATRQHRALEVAFADARVDVVLASAGGPTDPGHDGPLPEVPKPAARARKAPQRQLDDNTTAPRQPNLFDPD; encoded by the coding sequence ATGGACCTGTTTGAAGACCCGATCCCCGGACCCGACACCCCCGGCCGCAACGCGCCGGAATTCACGGTGTCGGAACTGTCGGGCGCGGTGAAGCGGGTGATCGAGGGCGAATTCGGCCGCGTCCGGGTGCGCGGCGAGGTCGGGCGCGTGATGATCGCGCGCACCGGGCATATGTATTTCGATCTGAAGGATGACCGATCGGTGATCGCCTCGGTCAGCTGGAAGGGGCAGGTCGCCAAGATGCCGATCCGCCCCGAGGAAGGCATGGAGGTCATCGCGACGGGCCGCATGACCACCTTTGGCCCGCAGTCGAAATACCAGTTGCAGGTCGAAAGCATCACCCCCGCAGGGGCGGGCGCGCTGATGGCGATGCTGGAAAAACGCAAGGCCGCGTTGGGCGCCGAAGGGCTGTTCGACGCGGGTCGCAAGCGTCCCCTGCCCTATCTGCCGCGCGTGATCGGGGTCGTCACCTCGCCGACCGGGGCAGTGATCCGCGACATCTTGCACCGGGTGCGCGAGCGTTTTCCCGTCCACGTCATCGTCTGGCCGGTCGCGGTGCAGGGCGACGGCTGCGCGCCACAGGTCACCCTTGCGATCAACGGCTTCAACGCCATTGCGCCGGGCGGGCCGGTGCCGCGCCCCGATGTGATCATCGTGGCACGCGGCGGCGGGTCGATCGAGGATCTGTGGGGCTTTAACGAGGAATCGGTAGTGCGCGCAGCCGCGGCCAGCACGATCCCGCTGATCTCGGCCGTCGGGCACGAGACGGATACGACGCTCATCGATTTCGCATCCGATCTGCGCGCACCCACCCCCACGGCAGCGGCCGAACTGGCCGTGCCGGTGCGCGCGGACCTTCTGGCGCAGGTGGCAGCGCTGGATGCGCGGCTGATCCGGGCGGGCGGGCAGACCATCAGCCAGCGCCGGCAGCGGCTGCGCGATCTGGCCCGCGCCCTGCCCCGGCCCGACACGCTGATGGCGCCGGCGCGCCAGCGGTTCGACCAATGGGCCGACCGCCTGCCGGGCAGCCTGCGCGGGCTGGTGGTCCACAAACGCCTGACGCTGAACACGCTTAGCGCCGGCGTGCGGCCCAGCGCCCTGACCCAACGGCTGGGAGGGGCGCGCGACCGGTTGGGTGTTGCCAGCGAGCGCTTGATGCCCGGGCTGGCACGCACGCTGGTCCGGCAGCGCGAAAGGTTGGAAGCTATGGCGCCACGCTTGCGCGCGGATGGCCTGACCCGCGCCCGGCGCGACCACACCCGCGCGCTGACCGAGCAGGGCTTGCGCCTGAACGCGGCTTTGCGCAACCAGATGCAGGACCACCACCGCAGACTGGACGGGCTGGAACGCCTGCGACAGACCTTGGGGTATGAGGCGACACTGGCGCGCGGCTATGCGGTGGTGCGCGATGCGTCAGGCGCGGTCATCACCACCGCGCAGGCCACGCGGCAGCACCGGGCGCTGGAAGTCGCGTTTGCCGACGCGCGGGTGGATGTGGTGCTGGCAAGCGCTGGAGGCCCGACAGATCCGGGGCACGATGGGCCGTTGCCCGAGGTGCCAAAACCCGCCGCGCGCGCGCGGAAGGCCCCTCAGCGGCAGCTTGACGACAATACCACAGCCCCGCGCCAGCCCAACCTGTTCGACCCGGACTGA
- a CDS encoding Glu/Leu/Phe/Val family dehydrogenase, whose amino-acid sequence MTAHAEPGFRESVDLMFNRAVAHMDLSPGLAHKIQICNATYTVRFGVRLRGKIETFVGYRAVHSEHMEPVKGGIRYAPEVNQNEVEALAALMTYKCALVETPFGGSKGGLCIDPRKYEEHELEQITRRFAYELAKRDLIHPAQNVPAPDMGTGEREMAWIADQYARMNTTDINARACVTGKPLNAGGIKGRVEATGRGVQYALQEFFRHPEDIKKAGFTGKLAGKRIIVQGLGNVGYHAAKFLSEDDGAKIIAVIERDGAVLDDKGLNIEDLRAWIAEHGGVKDYPGAQYVAQGAPVLETECDILIPAALEGVINLSNADRIQAPLIIEAANGPITAGADEILRKKGILIIPDLFANAGGVTVSYFEWVKNLSHIRFGRMQRRNEEAHHHLLVDELERLSADRGLGWELSPDFKTRFLQGADELQLVRSGLDDTMRNAYQSIAEVWNSRSDIEDMRTAAFVVAIERVAASYRAKGL is encoded by the coding sequence ATGACAGCGCACGCAGAACCCGGCTTTCGCGAAAGCGTCGATCTGATGTTCAACCGCGCCGTGGCGCATATGGACCTGTCGCCCGGGCTGGCCCACAAGATCCAAATCTGCAACGCCACCTATACGGTGCGTTTCGGGGTACGGCTGCGCGGCAAGATCGAAACCTTCGTGGGCTACCGCGCGGTGCATTCCGAACATATGGAACCCGTCAAGGGCGGTATCCGCTATGCCCCCGAGGTCAACCAGAACGAAGTCGAGGCGCTGGCTGCGCTGATGACGTATAAATGCGCATTGGTGGAAACGCCGTTCGGCGGCTCGAAAGGCGGGCTCTGTATCGACCCGCGCAAATATGAAGAGCATGAGTTGGAACAGATCACCCGCCGCTTTGCCTATGAACTGGCCAAGCGTGACCTGATCCACCCCGCCCAGAACGTTCCCGCCCCCGACATGGGCACGGGTGAACGCGAAATGGCCTGGATCGCCGACCAATACGCGCGGATGAACACCACCGATATCAACGCCCGCGCCTGCGTCACCGGCAAACCGCTGAACGCGGGGGGTATCAAGGGCCGCGTCGAGGCGACCGGACGCGGCGTGCAATATGCCTTGCAGGAATTCTTCCGGCACCCCGAGGATATCAAGAAAGCCGGGTTCACCGGCAAGCTGGCGGGCAAGCGGATCATCGTGCAGGGCCTTGGCAATGTGGGTTACCACGCCGCGAAATTCCTGTCCGAGGACGACGGCGCGAAGATCATCGCCGTGATCGAACGCGACGGCGCCGTGCTGGATGACAAGGGCCTCAACATCGAGGATCTGCGCGCCTGGATCGCCGAACATGGCGGGGTCAAGGATTACCCCGGCGCGCAATATGTGGCCCAGGGCGCCCCAGTGCTGGAAACAGAATGCGACATCTTGATCCCTGCAGCGCTGGAAGGTGTTATCAATCTGTCCAATGCCGACCGCATTCAGGCGCCGCTGATTATCGAGGCTGCGAATGGTCCGATCACCGCCGGTGCCGATGAGATCCTGCGCAAGAAGGGCATCTTGATCATCCCTGACCTCTTCGCCAATGCTGGCGGTGTCACGGTGTCGTATTTTGAGTGGGTGAAGAACCTGTCACATATCCGCTTTGGCCGGATGCAGCGCCGCAACGAGGAAGCGCATCACCATTTGCTGGTCGATGAGCTGGAGCGTCTGTCGGCCGATCGTGGCTTGGGGTGGGAACTTTCGCCCGACTTCAAGACCCGCTTTTTGCAAGGCGCGGATGAGCTGCAACTGGTCCGGTCGGGTCTCGATGATACGATGCGCAACGCCTACCAGTCGATTGCCGAAGTGTGGAACAGCCGCAGCGACATCGAGGATATGCGCACCGCCGCCTTTGTCGTCGCGATTGAGCGTGTCGCGGCCAGCTACCGCGCCAAGGGGCTTTAA
- a CDS encoding TetR/AcrR family transcriptional regulator, with product MARKPGSKAEITGPRIRAAALRLFARHGYAAVSMRQIATEVGVQAGALYLYTPDKQTLLFELMRGHMEDLLAALAAEVQPADPVAALEGFTRFHIRFHAARSDAVFVSYMELRNLEPANFARLEGLRRSYEDRLEAILQSGQRAGQFAVPDTKLAALALIAMLTGVNTWYREGGRLSLATVEAHYWDMVRKAMGAVG from the coding sequence ATGGCGCGTAAACCCGGCTCCAAGGCAGAAATTACCGGCCCGCGTATCCGCGCAGCGGCCCTGCGGCTGTTCGCGCGCCATGGCTATGCGGCAGTCTCCATGCGGCAGATCGCGACCGAGGTGGGGGTGCAGGCCGGTGCCCTCTACCTCTACACGCCAGACAAGCAGACATTGCTCTTCGAGCTGATGCGCGGCCATATGGAGGACCTGCTTGCCGCGCTGGCAGCCGAGGTCCAGCCCGCTGATCCGGTGGCCGCGCTGGAAGGGTTCACCCGGTTTCACATCCGGTTCCACGCCGCGCGCTCGGATGCGGTCTTCGTATCCTATATGGAGTTGCGCAACCTGGAGCCTGCGAATTTCGCCCGGCTGGAGGGCCTGCGCCGCAGCTATGAGGACCGGTTGGAGGCGATCTTGCAATCGGGTCAACGTGCGGGCCAGTTCGCTGTTCCCGATACGAAGCTGGCCGCGCTGGCCCTGATCGCCATGTTGACAGGCGTCAACACCTGGTACCGCGAAGGCGGGCGCCTCAGCCTTGCCACGGTCGAGGCGCATTACTGGGACATGGTGCGCAAGGCGATGGGTGCGGTGGGCTGA